One region of Acropora muricata isolate sample 2 chromosome 13, ASM3666990v1, whole genome shotgun sequence genomic DNA includes:
- the LOC136896905 gene encoding tetratricopeptide repeat protein 28-like, which produces MDDEDKSKRLYTSKRERAFQSLGDHRRAIEDHEIYWKIAKEIVDQGDGRAYGSLGNAYQSLGDYRKAIQFHEKHLKIAKEIGDQGGEGRAYGNLGNAYQSLGDYRKAIEHHEKHLKIAKQICDQGGEGRAYGNLGNAYWSLGDYRKAIEYHEKDVKIAKEIGDQGGEGQAYRNLGAAYHSLSDYRKAIEYLEKCLKIAKEIGDQGGEGRAYRNLGIAYESLDDYRKAIEYYEKRLKIAKEIGDQGGEGEADRKLGNAYQSLGDYRKAIEYHEKHLIIAKEIADKGGEGRAYGNLGNAYWSLGDYRKAIEYHEKHLKIAKQICDQGGEGRAYGNLGIAYWSLGDYRKGIQYHEKHLKIAKEIGDQGGEGRAYGNLGNAYQSLGDYRKAIEHHEKHLKIAKQICDQGGEGRAYGNLGNAYWSLGDYRKAIECHEKDVKIAKEIGDQGGEGQAYVNLGAAYHSLSDYRKAIEYHEKCLKIAKEIGDQGGEGRAYRNLGIAYESLDDYRKAIEYNEKRLKIAKEIGDQGGEGEADRKLGNAYQSLGDYRKAIEYHEKHFIIAKEIADKGGEGRAYCNLGNDCLLLGDYRKAIEYHEKHLKIAKEIGDQGGEGIAFGGLGIAYWSLGDYRKGIEYLEKLLKTAKETGDLNREGRAYGNLGNAYQSLGDFQKAIEYHEKDLKIARKIGDRSGEGGAYGNLGIAYKSLGDYRKAIQYHEKHLKIAKEIGDQGAEGRAYGNLGTAYLSLGECRKAIEYHEKHLKIAKEIGDQGGEKGAFGGVGDAYWSLGDYRKAIEYNEKSLKIAKEIGDRGGEGGAYGSLGTAYESLGDYRKAIEYHEKHLKIAKEIGDKGAEGRAYGSLGNDYQSLGDYRKAIEYHEKHSKIANEIGAQHGEGAAYGNLGNAYWSLGDYRKAIEYHEKHLKIAKEIGDKDGEGRSYGSLGIVYWSMGDYREATEYHEKHLKIAKEIGNQSGEGRAYGNLGNVSLSEGDYRKGIEFYEKDLKIAKKIGDRPKELMSYHNIGSLYFFLEQFENAVENFVSARDVFISLRYLLKSEDNWKIKFRDLYQVTYTGLCRSLLAIEKVDEALFAAEQGRAQALSDNLLIQYELTTSLSPASIDTKETISRLLAELPSPTVFLATDRLTINIWFLRRGKEIAFRQGRLDGDRREKNPMRALLDTAFKNIGAEFTVKCRNGTFAEPPSDNPFQPFYDAVIGPIVDLLEPQDDELVIVPDGPLCLTPWATIIESIRIRTAPSLTSYQFISSAPEGHHKKTGALLVGNPCLDQLNLKEQVPELNISLTHAQDEVEIIASILNTSPLTGSEATKAEVIKQMSSVGLIHIAAHGYQHTGEIFLSPNPGWTSKFPQKKDFLLKMSDVQAANLRASLVVLSCCYTGRGRILKGEGVVGIARAFLAAGARSVLVSLWKLADEATMMFMKNFYQLLKEGKTASVAVHQSMKSLRESEKFSEMRYWAPFQLIGDDVKIEFEVDDHNTK; this is translated from the coding sequence atggatgacGAAGACAAAAGTAAAAGACTTTACACCAGTAAAAGAGAAAGAGCCttccagtcactgggtgaccatCGAAGAGCCATTGAGGATCATGAAATATattggaaaattgcaaaagaaatcgttGATCAAGGAGATGGGAGAGcttatggaagtctcggtaatgcttaccagtcactcggtgactatcgaaaagccatccagtttcacgaaaaacatttgaaaattgcaaaagaaattggtgatcaaggcggagaaggacgagcctacggaaatctcggtaatgcttaccagtcactgggtgactatcgaaaagccattgagcatcatgaaaaacatttgaaaattgcaaaacaaatttgtgatcaaggcggagaaggacgagcctacggaaatctcggtaatgcttactggtcactgggtgactatcgaaaagccattgagtaccatgaaaaagatgtgaaaattgcaaaagaaatcggtgatcaaggcggagaaggtcAAGCTTATAGAAATCTGGGTGCTGCTTACCattcactgagtgactatcgaaaagccatcgagtatcttgaaaaatgtttgaaaatcgcaaaagaaatcggtgatcaaggcggagaaggaagagcttatagaaatcttggtattgcttacgagtcactggatgactatcgaaaggccattgagtattatgaaaaacgtttgaaaattgctaaagaaatcggtgatcaaggcggagaaggggAAGCTGATAGAAaactcggtaatgcttaccagtcactgggtgactatcgaaaagccatcgagtatcatgaaaaacatttaataattgcaaaagaaatcgctGATAAAggtggagaaggacgagcctacggaaatctcggtaatgcttactggtcactgggtgactatcgaaaagccattgagtaccatgaaaaacatttgaaaattgcaaaacaaatttgtgatcaaggcggagaaggacgagcctacggaaatctcggtattgcttactggtcactgggtgactatcgaaaaggcatccagtatcacgaaaaacatttgaaaattgcaaaagaaattggtgatcaaggtggagaaggacgagcctacggaaatctcggtaatgcttaccagtcactgggtgactatcgaaaagccattgagcatcatgaaaaacatttgaaaattgcaaaacaaatttgtgatcaaggcggagaaggacgagcctacggaaatctcggtaatgcttactggtcactgggtgactatcgaaaagccattgagtgccatgaaaaagatgtgaaaattgcaaaagaaatcggtgatcaaggcggagaaggtcAAGCTTATGTAAATCTGGGTGCTGCTTACCattcactgagtgactatcgaaaagccatcgagtatcatgaaaaatgtttgaaaatcgCAAAAGAAATAGGTGaccaaggcggagaaggaagagcttatagaaatcttggtattgcttacgagtcactggatgactatcgaaaagccattgagtataatgaaaaacgtttgaaaattgccaaagaaatcggtgatcaaggcggagaaggggAAGCTGATAGAAaactcggtaatgcttaccagtcactgggtgactatcgaaaagccatcgagtatcatgaaaagcatttcataattgcaaaagaaatcgctGATAAAggtggagaaggacgagcctattgTAATCTTGGTAATGATTGCctgttactgggtgactatcgaaaagccattgagtatcatgaaaaacatttgaaaattgcaaaagaaatcggtgatcaaggagGAGAAGGGATAGCTTTTGGaggtctcggtattgcttactggtcactgggtgactatcgaaaaggcattgagtaccttgaaaaacttCTAAAAACCGCAAAAGAAACCGGTGATCTAAAcagagaaggacgagcctatggaaacctcggtaatgcttaccagtcactgggagactttcaaaaagccatcgagtatcatgaaaaagatttgaaaattgcgagaaaaatcggtgatcgaagcggagaaggaggagcgtatggaaatctcggtattgcttacaagtcactgggtgactatcgaaaagccatccagtatcacgaaaaacatttgaaaattgcaaaagaaattggcgATCAAGGCgcagaaggacgagcctatggaaatctcggaacTGCTTACCTGTCACTGGGTGAGtgtcgaaaagccattgagtatcatgaaaaacatttgaagattgcaaaagaaatcggtgatcaaggtgGAGAAAAGGGCGCTTTTGGAGGTGTCGGTGatgcttactggtcactgggtgactatcgaaaagccattgagtataatgaaaaaagtttgaaaattgcaaaagaaatcggtgatcgaggcggagaaggaggagcttatggaagtctcggtactgcttacgagtcactgggtgactatcgaaaagccattgagtatcacgaaaaacatttgaaaattgcaaaagaaatcggtgataaaGGAgcagaaggaagagcctatggaagtctcggtaatgattaccagtcactgggtgactatcgaaaagccattgagtatcatgaaaaacattcaaaaatTGCAAACGAAATCGGTGCTCAACACGGAGAAGGggcagcttatggaaatctcggtaatgcttattggtcactgggtgactaccgaaaagccattgagtatcacgaaaaacatttgaaaattgcaaaagaaatcggtgataaaGACGGGGAAGGAAGGTCCTATGGAAGTCTTGGTATTGTTTACTggtcaatgggtgactatcgtgaagccactgagtatcatgaaaaacatttgaaaattgcaaaagaaatcggtaatcaaagcggagaaggacgagcctatggaaatctcggtaatgttaGCTTGTCTgagggtgactatcgaaaaggcattgagttttatgaaaaagatctgaaaattgcgaaaaaaatcggtgatcggccAAAGGAACTAATGTCTTATCACAACATCGGAAGTTTATATTTTTTCTTGGAACAATTCGAAAACGCCGTGGAAAATTTTGTTTCTGCTAGggatgttttcatttctttaagATATCTCTTGAAGTCTGAAGATaactggaaaataaaatttcgtGACCTGTACCAGGTTACGTACACTGGGTTATGTAGGTCGTTGCTTGCAATTGAAAAGGTCGACgaggctttgtttgcggctgaacaAGGCCGAGCGCAGGCTTTGTCTGACAACTTGTTGATTCAATATGAACTAACTACGTCCTTGTCACCTGCCTCAATTGACACCAAAGAGACAATATCTCGCCTCTTAGCAGAGCTACCCTCACCTACTGTTTTTCTAGCAACCGATCGACTTACGATCAACATTTGGTTTCTGAGGAGGGGAAAGGAAATTGCATTTAGACAAGGGAGGCTGGATGGTGACAGAAGAGAAAAAAACCCAATGCGCGCCTTACTAGACACAGCCTTTAAAAATATTGGAGCTGAATTTACTGTAAAATGTAGAAATGGCACATTTGCTGAACCACCTTCAGACAATCCTTTtcagccattttatgatgcagttattggacCAATTGTCGACTTGCTTgaacctcaagacgacgagttggtcattgttcctgatggtccACTGTGCCTTACCCCATGGGCCACAattattgaatcgattaggattcgcactgctCCCTCTCTGACGAGTTATCAATTTATCTCAAGTGCACCCGAAGGCCATCACAaaaagacaggggcgcttttggtcgggaATCCGTGTTTAGACCAGCTGAATTTAAAAGAACAAGTACCAGAACTTAACATCTCCTTAACACATGCTCAAGATGAAGTAGAAATtattgcatcaattcttaacaCCAGTCCCTTAACCGGGAGTGaagcaacaaaagctgaagtgataaaacaAATGTCCTcggttggtttaattcacattgctgcccacggataCCAGCATACTGGTGAAATCTTCTTGTccccaaaccctggatggacttccaagttCCCTCAGAAAAAGGACTTCCTtttaaaaatgtccgatgtTCAAGCAGCCAATCTTCGAGCTAgtcttgtggtcttaagttgctgttatactggacgaggcagaatcttgaagggtgagggtgtggtcggtattgcACGTGCCTTCCTGGCAGCTGGTGCGCGTTCTGTGTTAGTGTCCCTTTGGAAATTAGCAGACGAAGCTACCATGATGTTCATGAAAAATTTCTACCAGCtcctgaaggaaggaaaaacggCCAGTGTTGCTGTTCACCAATCAATGAagtcccttcgtgaatctgaaaagttttctgagatgaggtactgggctccattccagcttattggagatgacgtcaagattgaattcgaggtgGATGATCACAACACAAAATGA
- the LOC136896896 gene encoding uncharacterized protein encodes MASEQADKERPKYEARRETQSDGVFVNIEQAASYWKALWDSEGTGNKSAEWLEQVTQAIAGCVQESCMGECNTEYDQVKKVIVKKRNWSAPRPDRIVNYWWKRAETLHESVALSFREIGLDDNDVPLWFTQGKTSLIPKPSAFSSDNTRPITCLNTIYKWYKSCLLGPTDEHLKKYGLMQGDQRGAKEGCCGTGDITY; translated from the coding sequence ATGGCGAGCGAGCAGGCGGATAAAGAGAGACCAAAATACGAAGCAAGGCGTGAGACCCAGAGCGATGGAGTTTTTGTGAATATTGAACAAGCAGCAAGTTACTGGAAGGCATTGTGGGACAGCGAGGGGACTGGGAACAAGTCGGCAGAGTGGTTGGAACAGGTTACACAGGCCATTGCAGGCTGTGTACAAGAGTCGTGTATGGGGGAGTGTAACACAGAATATGACCAAGTTAAGAAAGTAATCGTTAAGAAACGTAACTGGAGTGCTCCAAGACCCGACAGGATTGTGAACTATTGGTGGAAACGGGCGGAAACTTTGCACGAGAGTGTTGCTTTGTCTTTTCGTGAGATAGGATTGGATGACAATGACGTCCCACTTTGGTTTACACAGGGGAAAACTTCGCTGATTCCCAAACCAAGTGCGTTTTCTAGTGATAACACCAGACCAATAACATGCTTGAACACAATCTACAAGTGGTACAAGTCATGTCTCCTTGGACCCACGGATGAGCACCTCAAGAAGTACGGTCTAATGCAAGGGGATCAACGTGGCGCGAAGGAAGGGTGTTGTGGGACTGGTGATATAACTTACTGA
- the LOC136894995 gene encoding tetratricopeptide repeat protein 28-like produces MELSRHWVTIEEPLSIMKHIEKTAKEIGDQGGEGRAYRSLGNAYQSLDDYRKAIQYHEKHLKIAKQSGDKKGEGRAYGNLGNAYQSLGDYRKAIEHHEKHLKIAKEIGNQGGDGTAYGNLGAAYHSLSDYRKAIEYNEKRLKIAKEIGDQGGEGRAYGNLGAAYHSLSDYRKAIEYHEKRLKTAKEIGDQGGEGRAYGNLGAACHSLSDYRKAIEYHEKRLKVAKEIGDQGGEGRAYGNLGAAYHSLSDYRKAIEHHEKHLKIAKEIGNQSGEGRAYGNLGAAYHSLGDYRKAIEYNEKRLKIAKEIGDQGGEGRAYGNLGAAYHSLSDYRKAIEHREKHLKIAKEIGNQSGEGEAYGNLGVAYHTLGDYRKAIEYHEKHLKIAKEIADNGEKGRAYGNLGNDCQALGDYRKAIEYHEKCLKIAKEIGDEGGEGIAFGSLGNAYRSLGDYRKSIEYLETFLKTAKEIGDLNGEGRAYGNLGNAYQSMGDFQKAVEYDEKFLKIARKMGDRGGEGRAYGNLGIAYESLGDYRKAVEYHEKELKIAKEIGDQGGEGGAYGCLGNAYQSLGDYRQAIEYHEKHLKIANEIGDQGGEKGAFRSFGDAYWSLGDYRKAIEYNEKSLNVFISLRYLLKSEDNWKIKFRDLYQGTYTGLCRSLLGIEKVDEALFAAEQRRAQALSDNLLLQYEITTSLSPASFDTKETKIAFRQGRLDGDRREKDPMRALLDTAFKNIGADFTVKCRNGTFVEPPSDNPFQSFYDAVIGPIVDLLEPQDDELVIVPDGPLCLTPWVRIIEWITIRTVPSLTSYQLIASAPEGHQKKTGALLVGNPCLDQLNLKEQVPELNISLTHAQDEVEIIASILNTSPLTGSEATKAEVIKQMSSVGLIHIAAHGYQHTGEIFLSPNPGWTSKFPQKKDFLLKMSDVQAANLRASLVVLSCCYTGRGRILNGEGVVGIARAFLAAGARSVLVSLWKLADEATMMFMKDFYQLLKEGKTASVAVHQSMKSLRESEKFSEMRYWAPFQLIGDDVKIEFEVDDHITK; encoded by the exons ATGGAGCTTTCccgtcactgggtgactatcgaagaaccattgagcatcatgaaaCATATTgaaaaaactgcaaaagaaatcggtgatcaaggagGAGAAGGGAGAGCTTAtagaagtctcggtaatgcttaccagtcactggatgactatcgaaaggccatccagtatcacgaaaaacatttgaaaattgcaaaacaaagtgGTGATAAAAaaggagaaggacgagcctacggaaatctcggtaatgcttaccagtcactgggtgactatcgaaaagccattgagcatcatgaaaaacatttgaaaattgcaaaagaaatcggtaatcagGGCGGAGATGGGACAGCTTATGGAAATTTAGGTGCTGCTTACCattcactgagtgactatcgaaaagccatcgagtataatgaaaaacgtttgaaaatcgccaaagaaatcggtgatcaaggcggagaaggaagagcttatGGAAATTTGGGTGCTGCTTACCattcactgagtgactatcgaaaagccatcgagtatcatgaaaaacgtttgaaaaccgccaaagaaatcggtgatcaaggcggagaaggaagagcttatGGAAATTTGGGTGCTGCTTGCCattcactgagtgactatcgaaaagccatcgagtatcatgaaaaacgtttgaaagtcgccaaagaaatcggtgatcaaggcggagaaggaagagcttatGGAAATTTGGGTGCTGCTTACCattcactgagtgactatcgaaaagccattgagcatcatgaaaaacatttgaaaattgcaaaagaaatcggtaatcaaAGCGGAGAAGGGAGAGCTTATGGAAATTTGGGTGctgcttaccattcactgggtgactatcgaaaagccatcgagtataatgaaaaacgtttgaaaatcgccaaagaaatcggtgatcaaggcggagaaggaagagcttatGGAAATTTGGGTGCTGCTTACCattcactgagtgactatcgaaaagccattgagcatcgtgaaaaacatttgaaaattgcaaaagaaatcggtaatcaaAGCGGAGAAGGGGAAGCTTATGGAAATTTGGGTGTTGCTTACCAtacactgggtgactatcgaaaagccatcgagtatcatgaaaaacatttaaagattgcaaaagaaatcgctGATAACGGCGAaaaaggacgagcctatggaaatcttggcaaTGATtgccaggcactgggtgactatcggaaggccattgagtatcatgaaaaatgtttgaaaatcgCCAAAGAAATTGGTGATGAAGGAGGAGAAGGGATAGCTTTTGGAagtctcggtaacgcttacaggtcactgggtgactatcgaaaaagTATTGAGTACCTTGAAACATTTCTAAAAAccgcaaaagaaattggtgatctaaacggagaaggacgagcctatggaaacctcggtaatgcttaccagtcaatgggAGACTTTCAAAAAGCCGTCGAGTATgatgaaaaatttttgaaaattgcgagAAAAATGGGTGATcgaggcggagaaggaagagcgtatggaaatctcggtattgcttacgagtcactgggtgactatcgaaaagccgttgagtatcatgaaaaagagctgaaaattgcaaaagaaatcggtgatcaaggcggagaaggaggagcctatggatgtctcggtaatgcttaccagtcactaggtgactaccgacaagccattgaatatcatgaaaaacatttgaaaattgcaaacgaaatcggtgatcaaggtgGAGAAAAGGGCGCTTTTAGAAGTTTCGGTGatgcttactggtcactgggtgactatcgaaaagccattgagtataatgaaaaaagtttga atgttttcatttctttgagaTATCTCTTGAAGTCTGAAGATAACTGGAAGATAAAATTTCGTGACCTGTACCAGGGTACGTACACTGGGTTATGTAGGTCGTTGCTTGGAATTGAAAAGGTCGACgaggctttgtttgcggctgaacaAAGGCGAGCGCAGGCTTTGTCTGACAACTTGTTGCTTCAATATGAAATTACTACGTCCTTGTCACCTGCCTCATTTGACACCAAAGAGACA AAAATTGCATTCAGACAAGGGAGGCTGGATGGTGACAGAAGAGAAAAAGACCCAATGCGCGCCTTACTTGACACAGCCTTTAAAAATATTGGAGCTGACTTTACTGTAAAATGTAGAAATGGCACATTTGTCGAACCACCTTCAGACAatccttttcagtcattttatgACGCAGTTATTGGaccaattgttgacttgcttgaacctcaagacgacgagttggtcattgttcctgatggtccACTGTGCCTTACCCCTTGGGTCAGAATCATTGAATGGATTACGATTCGCACTGTCCCCTCTCTGACGAGTTATCAATTGATCGCAAGTGCACCCGAAGGCCATCAAAaaaagacaggggcgcttttggtcgggaATCCGTGTTTGGACCAGCTGAATTTAAAAGAACAAGTACCAGAACTTAACATCTCTTTAACACATGCTCAAGATGAAGTAGAAATtattgcatcaattcttaacaCCAGTCCCTTAACGGGTAgtgaggcaacaaaagctgaagtgataaaacaAATGTcctcagttggtttaattcacattgctgcccacggataCCAGCATACTGGTGAGATCTTCTTGTCCCCAAACCCTGGGTGGACTTCCAAGTTCCCTCAGAAAAAGGACTTCCTtttaaaaatgtccgatgtTCAAGCAGCCAATCTTCGAGCTAgtcttgtggtcttaagttgctgttatactggacgaggcagaatcttgaatggtgagggtgtggtcggtattgcacgtgccttcttggcagctggtgctcgttctgtgttagTGTCCCTTTGGAAATTAGCAGACGAAGCTACCATGATGTTCATGAAAGATTTCTACCAGCtcctgaaggaaggaaaaacggCCAGTGTTGCCGTTCACCAATCAATGAagtcccttcgtgaatctgaaaagttttctgagatgaggtactgggctccattccagcttattggagatgacgtcaagattgaattcgaggtgGATGATCACATCACAAAATGA